The window CCGGCCTTAAGATCATCGAGAAGAAGATCAACCTGATCATCGAAAAGCCCCTGGCAACCACCTCCATTGAAGGTGAAGAGCTGGTCAAGAAAGCCGCCGACATGGGCGTGACCCTGATGGTCGGCCATGTAGAGCGCTTCAACCCCGCTGTTCAGCGCGTCAAGGAACTCATGGGCGATGCCGAAGACGTCATCTCCATCCAGATCGAACGTGTTGGCCCGTACCCACCGCGTATTCAGGACGTCGGCGTCATCAAGGACCTCGGTTCCCACGACATCGACCTGATCCGCTTCCTTACCGGCTCGGAGTTCAAGTCCGTGTACGCGGTCTCCTCCACCTCCATCGGCAAGCATGAGGACTCTGCCCTCATCACCGCCGAGATGGAAAACGGCGTACTCGCCAACATCACCACCAACTGGGTCACCCCGTACAAGGGCCGCAAGATCAACGTCGCCTGTGAGTCAAAGTACATCCAGGCCAACCTGATCACCCAGGAAGTGAAAGAGTACTCTGCCTTCTCCACCTACGACAAATCCTACTCCGTGCGCGAGTGGCCCCTCATGTTCCGCGAACCCGTCAAAGAAGAGCTCAACCAGTTCCTCGACGCCCTGCGCAACAACACCACTCCGCCCATCACCGGCGAAGATGGCCTCGAGGTCCTCAAGACCTTTGACCGCATCTTCGACTGCGCCAGCCCCGAAGACTAGGCTGCGCGGATAACGCAATAGAAAAGCCCCCGAGTGGATTCACTTGGGGGCTTTTTGCTGCCGTTAGAAATGTTTCAATCAGGAATTACGAAATAGTTGTAAGTAGAAATGCTCGGCGACATCCACTGTTTTCACTGGTGACAACAGCAGCGCCTGTTGCAATTCTTCAGGCGAAAAACGTTGAGACACAGGCGGGCCAAACGGCGTATCGTGCTTGGCAATCTCGACGACAGCCAGCGTCCCCCCGGGCCGCAGGACACGTTGCAATTCCTTGGCGATAACCGGAAGTGTATCGCGCCGCTGGGCGTGGAGAACCGTGGAAAGATATACGAGGTCAGCGGTGTCATCGGGCAGAACGCAGCCTCCGGCGACGTCGGAAACCATGGGGCGGAGGTTAGGCTCGTCACACTCGGCCTGCAATTCAGTAATGTACTGCGGGTTCACGTCCAACGCATAGACCATTCCCTCGAGCCCCACTTCCTGCGCGAAGAGTCGCGCCATGTAGCCCGTGCCGCATCCGATATCCACCGCAGTCTGCCCCGGCACGAGCCCAAGCTCTTTCAAGATCAGATCGTTATTCAACTTACCTTCGGTGAAGCGTTTCGGACGGGAAGGCGCATCAGAAGTGTGGTGCAATGACATATGACTCTCCTGGCGGTGT of the Pseudodesulfovibrio sp. zrk46 genome contains:
- a CDS encoding Gfo/Idh/MocA family oxidoreductase; protein product: MLKVGVVGLGWMGRVHLRNYTEMNVEVVGVVDVDPKAREEVAAQFGVNTYATLEELLENDLDAISVCVPTSLHHETGLKIIEKKINLIIEKPLATTSIEGEELVKKAADMGVTLMVGHVERFNPAVQRVKELMGDAEDVISIQIERVGPYPPRIQDVGVIKDLGSHDIDLIRFLTGSEFKSVYAVSSTSIGKHEDSALITAEMENGVLANITTNWVTPYKGRKINVACESKYIQANLITQEVKEYSAFSTYDKSYSVREWPLMFREPVKEELNQFLDALRNNTTPPITGEDGLEVLKTFDRIFDCASPED
- a CDS encoding methyltransferase domain-containing protein codes for the protein MSLHHTSDAPSRPKRFTEGKLNNDLILKELGLVPGQTAVDIGCGTGYMARLFAQEVGLEGMVYALDVNPQYITELQAECDEPNLRPMVSDVAGGCVLPDDTADLVYLSTVLHAQRRDTLPVIAKELQRVLRPGGTLAVVEIAKHDTPFGPPVSQRFSPEELQQALLLSPVKTVDVAEHFYLQLFRNS